The genomic window aatcttTGTTGACCTTGTTTACACAAGAAAAGCAGCTGAATGCTGTTGTCACATGTGTTAAGTCAATGTGAAAACATCACAATTTTTCTTACAGTACTGAGAGGTACTTTAGGTTTTGGAACAAATGAAGCACTGAATTTGAGCTATTTAGTATAGTTGCAATATCCAGTGATCTTGGAGAAGTAGGATTCTTTAAGGGTTAATCACATCATGGATCAGCTTATTTTCAATAGAATGAAAACTGTAATAAAGATTTTTGATCTTGTGTTTGAGCGTCTACTTCACAATTTGTGTTTagcatttttcctttttattttgtttaggTGGATCCCTCGCCAGTGAGTGTAGGGGATGGAGGGACAGTGAGTAGAGAGAGCAGTGCCCCTCACCTTGTCTCAGAGAGTATGGTGGGGAATCCACCGCAGACACTGCCTCCTGAACTCAGAGGAGATGTGCTTCATACTCAACAAAACAAGCTTCGGACGACTGCAGACTGCAAGGCGTCCAATGTCTGCATTGAGGCCAACAAGGCCTCCAATTCCAACCATTGTCCAGAGGTCCCTCCTTCTCAAACTCATAACAATGCACCCATGTCTACCCCTGCTCTTGTGAACTCAGCGCTGCCTGAGAGGACAGAGGTGCCCAAAACTAAGGCTGAGGCTGCTGGCCCGTACCCTGTTCACCAGTGGCCCAATGGTAAAAAGGTCAGTCCAGAGAACCCAGTGAACTCCAGTAATTTGActacaaacaagaaaacacaggtCCCAACGCAGACCCAGTCTGTGATCAGTCTTCCCCCAGGCTTCCATTGCTCAACATTGTTCAAAACAGGTCAGCCTGTTGCTTTCCTTCCCACCACTAACTTTGCTTCACCTCTCTGCAAGATCACCTTGCCTCCTGGGTTGGGTCAGATTGCAGCCTTAAGAGAAGCCACAGCTAGTCAGTTCCAGAAAGAGCGGACACAGCAAACCCCGACTTCAACTACAATGACACCCTCACTAAAATCATACCCTTATCACCTCTCTGCAGGGAGGGGCCCTGCAACTGAGAAAAAGTCATTATCGTCAGCTTCGAAAGCTAGGTGTGATTCCATGTCCAGTGCTAAGGGGTGTAAAGCTGGAGCAGAGCATAAGTCCAGTGTGGCCACAGTGGCAACACCAGCCATTGCTCTCCCAGTACAACAGGCAACTGTGGGATCAGTCCCACCTCCCCGTTTCACGATCTCCCCATCTGCCGCCATCTGCTGTAACCCAGCACTGGCTAGTATCAATCCGCAAGGCAGGCTGTTGAGCCTTGTCGAGAAAGGTTCTTTATACCGAAGTGCTGATAAGACCTCACTGGCATATCTGAAGCCGAAGACATCTTCTGTTGAAGAACATAATGCAGCATGCCCTGCTGAGGTAAGGGATTTGCCCCTCGACCTTTCCTCAAAATCCAAACGTCAAAAAATTGTCAAAGATCTTCAGAGCAGCCCAGCTGTTACTACAGAGCATCACCCAGTTGAACCACACCCACAGAATACTGCAAATTTGAAAAGGGTTCAAGGAGCAAATTTTGGTTCAGCTACTTCATATGCTGTTTTGCCTGATGCTCAGAAAAATGGTGCCACTCAGAAACCTTCAAAACTCTCCAACCACCAAGCTTTGGAACCAACTGCATCCTGGGTCAAAGGTTCACCTCAGGGTTCTTTGAATAGCCTTCCAGGTACATACGTAGGAGTGGCCAGTCCCATACTAGCATCCACCTTACGAAGTAAAGATGGAAAAACTGCTGCTTTTGTTGAAGATATCCAGACATTTGCTAAACAGGAGACTATCTCCATTATTGATCAAGGAGAGCAGCTAGCCTCCAGAGGAAAAAAGGCACCATTTGTTGTTAAGGGTAACCAGCTCATAAAAGGTGCCAAGCACTCAAGCAACACTCTCTCAGCTGGAACACAGGGCTTTTCATCCAAGGATGCGCTCACTACACCACTGTCAGCCTCTGCCAACTCACAGCCCCTTCGAAAGTCATTGAGTGGAAAAGCAGGAACACCATATTCACCCTCTGGCATCAAGCCACTCTGGCAACAACCTACTGTTCAATCCCAGGGCACACCGGTGCAAAGGAGGCCCACCCAACCTCAAGGTCCACAGAAGGTCAAGGCCAACGCAAACTGTGAGGCCTCAGTGTTTAAGAGCCCCCAAAGTAGCCCTAAAATCGAGGAcgaaaaatgggaaaaaaataagtCACCACTATCCAACCTGGAGTCCATAGTCAAACAGAAAGCACTGGAGACAACTGCACTGACTGGAGAGAGCTGCTGTAATCCCGTCACTGTAGGATCCCGAAGGATTGAAGCTGCAAGTGTGCTTAACAGACCCCAAGACACTGCGTTCCAGCAGAATCTGGCCTCTGGTTTAGCTTCTGTCAAGGGTACTGAGAAATGGGATATAAAGCCAGGGAGAACATCTCCAGTGGCTGACAACCCTCAAGTCATCAACAGACAGGACGCAGCGACCATTCCTCTGCCCAAAGAGAAAAGCCGAGAGAGACATACTAAACAGAAGGAAAGTAAGGCAAATGAGGGCGATCAGATCTCCTCAAAACTGGTCAAGCACTGTCAAGATTCTGTTTGTAGTCTTCAAGAGGACCGGAACAAGAAGGAGAGTATGCTAGCCCAGGAGTTAGAGggagaacaaatgaaagagaagacagtGCAGGAGGAGGTAACTCCTCCTGTCAGGCTAGAGGGGATTGCCTTATCCATCCTCCAGGGCCAGAGTGcaatagagggagagaagaccACAAATGGAACCAAAGAGGATTTGCCctccaaaggaaaaacaaatgttactAAACCGAAGAAACCTAGAAAGCTCAGTAAGGATAAAACATCTCCAGAAATACAGAAGAAAAGTACAACAACGATGAAAAAACAACAGGTCAAGGAAAGTGTCTCAGTCAAGCAGTGGCCTCCACAAAAGaaggtttgttttgtgtctggTGCTTTTTGCGTAATTTACAGTTTTAGCATCAAGCTTCTTGGgctttttgaatattttttttacaaactcaGCTCTAAGCTGAATATCACAAGAACATAAGGGAATACCATATAGTCATATAGCAGACTTGTTTTCCTTTGCCGTACAGACTTTTTAGATGACACTAATTGAGTTCCTGTCTATATTGAACGAAAACTTATTAAATTCAAAGGAATACACCTTTAATTTGAAAGACATGTCTGAAGATCTCATGTCTGAAGATCACTGTATTTAAAATCAGATGTGATGGTTCATTTAGTAGCATTTTGCACTGAGATATCAACATATTAACAGATAGATTTAGTTATTGAAATATCAACAGATAGATTTTGTTACTGAAACCATGGCACAGAACCAGACCTGATACAGAGATAGTTAAaacaattatttaaaaagtgaTCAAAATTAATATGAATTGTTGCCATAACTGGCATCATTACCAGTTTTGGGAGTATCTGATGATGAGACAGAATGACTCATAACGTGCGTTTTTGTCTTCTGTGACAGAAGAAAGTGTCTTCACCTGTGCTGGAGCAGAATCAACTGACAGAGACCACATCCCCTGTCTCTGAGGAGGAGGGAAGGACACGTAAGGGGAAGAGCAGAATAAACAATGTGAAACAACCCGTCACTAGCAAAGCAGGTACTGTAAATTTAGTCATTCTTCCCCATGTCAATGTCTTAGAACAGTGTTTCCCAAATCTTTGCCTGAGAAGCCCCATCCATCTGGTCTTTTGTCAAAATTACTTATTATAAGTCTAGTAATCAAAGGCTTAATGATTAGTTGGCAGTATGAATCAGGTGTTTTGCATCTTAAGAAGgacaaatacatgaaatatcTGGACGTCCCCAAGGAGCTGATTCAGCAGCACTGACCTAGAAAAATACTAATTTGAATACCTCCATGGTTCAGTGGTGACTTATCCAGTTGTGACATGGGTGAGTATGTATCGctaatgtatgtttttaaatgtcttttcttttttttttttgaatgtctcGCTAATGTATGTTCCTCAGGTTGTGAGAGTAGCCCACTTAGTGGCCTACAGAGTGAGGAGGACCATTCTTCAGTCACCAGTCTTGGCTGGCCTTGTAAAGATCAAGAAACCAAGGAGGGTTCTTCTCCCCGGTTAAGAAGGGGGCGTCACCGAGCTGATGAAGCTCTACGGAAAAACTGGAGTTTAACTGCTCCCTCAACTCCGCATGCGGCATCCGATCCTCCTTCAGCACCGGCTCCAACTACTGCTGTACCTCCTCGGCGACCACGGGGCAGGCCAAGACTTAACCCCCTGCCAGCTGAGGCTGCAGATGCAGGAACGGCAAAGTCCAGTCAGGGGGGCGAGGGTGGGGACACCCCTGCCATGAAGAAGAGGAGGCGCTGCAGGAATAGAAGGTACCAGAATGGCGAGTACATCACAGAGAAGGACAAGGCGGCAGACAtggagaaacaggagagagatgCTGGTGTAAAACTCCCAATACGagatgacacaaacacaggtcagTGTTGGTTTTCAAACCTGTTTTCAATGTTTAGAAATTGACCATTACAGTTACAAGTTGCACCGCTAATGTGCTAGACTTATTAACATGAAAAAGGTCTGAATTTGAAGTACAGGACCCTCTCAAGTCCCCATTGGTTGTAGTTTTGTTAACTTTTACCCTTGCCTTGTCATTAGGATATGATGTATTCGTGGGAAGTGTGGGCACTTCTCAGCAAAGGAATGACATAGAAGGCTTgtttaaacaacaaacagcGCATATCGTTGCTAGTTTAGGACTGGAGTGGTGTATCCCAGTatacctctttgttttttgttttttttcttttctttttttttttttgatgagttcGGTGCGAGGGGGGCGCTTGGTGGTGTGCCAGCACAATTGATTCTGAAAGTTCCATTCACTCTAACTCTCTGGTCATGCTTCTGCCACAGATAGTATTGACTGCAGCTGTAAATGGTATAAATACATCGACAGGTACcattgtgttaaaaaaaaaaaaaaagacagaagcaGAAGTAGACAGACATAAGTGTGAGTTAAAACATGTAACCGGATGTGTTTACCCAGTGTAATCATAGATTGACAGTATACTGAAAAGCACggttctgctctgtttttgtaGACGTGAGAACAGGTATGTACCCACGCCTTAGTGCCACACTGATGGGTCAAGAGTCAAGTCCAGATCCTAGTCCCAGGCGGTCCCTTTTTACCCGCTCAGGGTCCACTAGACGTCAGGAAAGCCCGCCTACCCCAGAGTCTAATGACAAGCCTTCAGGGAAGAGAAAGTTCAAAAGCAAGCACTTGTGTGATACAGATGAACACAAGAAGGTAAGGTTATCATAATGACTGGTCATTCTCTGTAtcaatacattttattattgCATGATGTCATTAGCATCCTATAGTCATCCCTACATCAGTAATTTTATAGTCTATAGTCTGCCTGTTCAGGCTTAATCCAAATTTTTGGCTCTCCACTTTGCCATCTAATATCATCCTTCTTGGTCTCATGTTGCCCTCTCGTGGCATATAAAGTTACtacaaaagagttttttttttttttttcccttactaCTTTTGTGGAAGTTCTCTGAGAACAGCACGGCATGTAAGGCTCTTGCTGTCCTTATAATGACATGACCTTAACACAGAACTCTCTCATTAcctcatgaaatatttattgcAGCTCAAGACCAAACGTGGCAGCTTGGGGAAGcgctctgcctctctccctatAGATGAGGACAGTCCTGCGGTGAAGAAACCAGCCGGTCCTTTTGCCACACCTAAGGGTTCGTCGTCCCCTGTGTCCCCGAGGAAAGGAAGCACAGGAAGGGGAGGAACGCCTGACCTGACCCCCAGTCGTCCTGTGCCTCCAGAGGCCCGGCGATTGATTGTTAACAAGAACGCTGGAGAGACTTTGTTACAGAGAGCTGCTAGGCTGGGTTACCAGGTACCGTGTGCTATCTTATGGCCTTCTCTGATTGTCTGAGTTCACTTGGACATTGTATGATTTTATGAGTTAAAAGGTATTTGACTGTGCCGCATACTGTTTGGCATTTCACTTGTTGTACTTGAAGGCACgtgaataaaattaaatttctGCTCATATTATGATATTTCAATTCATATGACATCTCTGAATGCGTGAGACATTATGTAGCGCACTTGTGCAAAGTTATTTTTGGTTGTGAAAAAAGCATCCATGTATTGTGAAAGTCAGCCGTTTCAGCCAGTGGGTAGATTGTTATTTTGATGTACAATTTTTTGTCATGTAAGACACAAATGCCTTGATACAAATACTTGTTGTAGTTCTAATACAGTATAACCGACTTTGACACCTGACGTCTTCAAGCACAGTGTTCAATGTCTCAATGAGAAAAGAAAGttgtaaataaaaatgttaatgttattataattaATTCCATTATAATTAATGCTCAGATTTAAGATGAAGGACAGTTTGTTTGCCCTGTCTGTCTTGTAGGATGTGGTTCTCTACTGTCTGGAGAAGGACATCCGGGAAGTTAATCGTCGCGACAATGCAGGTTACACGGCCCTACATGAGGCATGTGCTCGTGGCTGGACACACATTGTGCAGGTCCTGCTGAGACATGGAGCAGATGTCAACTGCAGTGCCCAAGATGGAACACGGTAGGTTTCAGAGATATTTTAGAGAGGCCAAGTCAGGGCAGCAACTCTGTGACCCTTAAAGAGGCCAAAGGGAATTTAGCGTGTTTTTCCATCATGTTTTGTTattcactgaaacaaacaagaggTTCACGGATCTCCTATTTCTTTCTTCATTATATTTTAACATTGAAACAGTTTAATCAGTGGGGGCTTGATGCATTGTGGTGCATTGTCAGTTTCAAGATGCTGGTATAAGCGTCCTCATAGCTGGAAACCATGAGAGCAAGAAGGCCAAGATTTCAACTGGCCAAACTGTGGACCTATATTCTTCCACTGATTCTAGCTGAGGTTGCTAACTGTTAACTTCTCAAGACTCAACTATCACAACCAGTTAAGCACATCAAATCACCCTTAACAGAGTTCTTCTATGGCAAGAGCACAAAAGCGAAAACGTTAAACATTTTCTTCGATACTGTATAaattgaataaatataaatatacccTGTTTTACTGGTATGGTTTAGGAGATTACAAATGCTTCAGCAAGGTCAAAGTATGTCAGACACTGAAGCAAGTTTTAGCTGATGAAGTGCTTTATGTGGATTGTAATTAACATCTGATCTAAAAATTGTAAATGAACTGGTCcatgtttgaaatgttcatAGGCCCATTCATGATGCTGTAGCAGCAGATAACCTGGCTGTGGTCTGGATGCTCCTCAACCATGGTGCTGACCCAACTCTGGCAACATACTCTGGACAGACAGCAGTTAAACTGGCCCAAAGCCCCAGCATGAAGACCTTCCTGAATGGTAGGATGTAtcaaattctttattttttccttgCAGACATCATAAGCATCATCCTTAGGGCTGCTGTGAATATTGACATAATCGATTAATCAGTGCAGAAAATTAATGGCATTTTCATAATCAAgcaattgtttgtgtgtgtgtgtgtgtgtgtgtgtgtgtgtgtgtgtgtgtgtgtgtgtgtgtgtgtgtgtgcgcgtgcacgtgcgcgcgtgtgtgtttgtctgtgggggTAAGAGTTTTTCAGTCCAGTACCAATACACATCTTTCATACAGTAATCAATTTCACACCAAAGCAAAATCATTAGATAACCATTTTTTTACTCTCTGTAAAGTAGTTTACCCTTTGATTTATATGCATGTGGACATAGCGAAATTCTTCTATCACAACATCAAGGTCTACAGAAACTTCATTTTCTGGTCATTTTTTGAGTTGGACCGCCAACGATAAGTCTTTGATTTATATATTGTATGTTTTCGCCTTCCAGTCCATTTCTGTTTAGTTCCTTTAATAATTACAGTTTCCTTAGCATCCCGCACTTTACGAGCAGACCACTGTTGTTTATGTTCTGCTCTCAAGATACCTCTAGTGGAGCACAATAATATTTTCATGGGAGACCATAAAATTTAGCTAAAACTCTCATATATCTGATCGAATAATTTCAGTGAAATTAATCATTCACATTAATCATTTGATCGATGAAATAATAGACAGATTAATCGGTTACCAAATAATAGTTAGTAGCAGCACTAATGATCATCATCAGCTGCTCTGTAATCATGACCAAATACATTAAACAACTGTCTCTAAACAGAATCGCAGACCTAAATTGACGAGAAATGGGTAGAGTTTCGGAACAGTGCCCTTTGTAATGAATCAGAACACACCATGCCGCGTCTCCAGCTATTGCTAGGCAGTCAGTCTTTAAATAGACATGTACAGTAATAactatatgtttatatatactTTAAATATGTAAGTATCACAGTAACTCATGTTGATGCTAAATGTCTTTCAGAGTATTTCACAGATCTGGAAGGGCGCACTGATCAGGACCCAAGCTTGCAATGGGATTTCTACAGTAGCTCTGTGTTTGGTAAGAGGCACATTTTCTAGTTATTTGCTCAACCATCTCTTGTCAGTATACCTGTCTCACTCTGACATTCAATAAAAGTTATGTCTTGCTTGCAGGCACATCatgcagctacaatttttttttatctttagttCTTAATTAGCTATCTAGAGGATGTAGATAGTTTCCATCATCACTGGAATGGAGCATTGGTTATTGTTGGTTGTATGTTTACTAGTTTGTTCACTAGGGGGAGTCACTTGCACACAACGGAATACAGCATTATGTGCTCTAAGTACGGTTGTAAATTCTTTTATCATGTATAATACACTTCTTCAGAAACTGACCAAGACGCCTGTTGGGACTTCCTGCTGTCTCTTCCTGAGGATGGAGATgaggaggaatggagagagccagagaaagagaaggactCAGAGATGGATTGCCTGCTTTTTGAATTCTCCTCTGAACCCCTCATACCCTGCTATCACATTCAGATATCACTAACACAGGGGTGAGACTGTAATTCTACCAGTGTTCTTCTCATTCAGAATTCAATTTTGCATTTAACTCTCTATCACCTCCTTTTAAAGCAGAGTATGATTTTATTCCTCCTGTAATCTAACACGTTTTTCTACTGTACGATGTACTTTTGAATTCCACTGTGTACGTTGGATAtttgatgccttttttttttttttagcaaaatcAAGTGTGCTCATGAAGGTTTGAAACGCTTGTTTACCCTGCAGCTCTCCAGTGGGAGCTGTGCCTACTATTGTCTCAGTGTTGCACAGGAACACCTACCCTGATGTTTTTCCTATTCCCCACTTTTACCTCACAGTTTCTGCAACTGGTTCTTGTTGATGGACGTGTTGAAGCGACTGAAGATGTCTGCGCGGATCTTCCGGGCGCGCTACCCTCACTTTGAGGTGGTGAGCATCTCACAGGCGGAGCTATGGAAGCAGGTGGCAGTTAGCCAGACAAGCATCGCGCCAGACGAGCTTCGCCCGGCcgacgaggaggaggaagaggaggagatggtTGAGTTGGTGCGCTGTGTACCAGAGTTACAGGGACTACTGGGCTCCACCATACAGCTCTTAAGCACTGACGAGGACgaagggtcagaggtcaccacCAGAGTATGCAGCCGGTAGCATCCACAGTCCATCCACCCCTTTTTCCTCCGACCCTCAGCGCCCCTCCTGTGTCCAAAAGAAACAGATCAAAAACAAGGGGGGAAGGACAAGCTGTTGACAAGCTACAGGTGTGTAGTCAGGGCGTTGTCATGGGGACTGCTGCCCAGATACCAGTACCAGCACTTTTTATGTTCAGTATCAGCCAGTAAGGCTTAACCCCTCACAGACTCCTGTAGGAGAACTCTCTCTTCACTGGTTACCCTCACTTATTGGATAGTATTGGATGGAGCTCTCTGGGATCAGTTTCACTGATATACTGCCTCTTTTAGGGCAGTTTGAGAGGGACTCTTCTGGGTAAAAAAAATTTCAGGTTCCAGTCTGTAGGTATTTTTCACTGTCTGGTAATGAATTCTCtaaattttctgtctttttgttttgttttgttttttttttttttaataatcttatatgtatgtgtaaatatatatgtatatcttgCCATCAGGGTGCACACAATTAGTTGTAACTTATcattattatgtttttatgtttgtgtttgtcggTAACTGAAGGAGTGAGATTGTGC from Chanos chanos chromosome 2, fChaCha1.1, whole genome shotgun sequence includes these protein-coding regions:
- the bcorl1 gene encoding BCL-6 corepressor-like protein 1, whose protein sequence is MQVDPSPVSVGDGGTVSRESSAPHLVSESMVGNPPQTLPPELRGDVLHTQQNKLRTTADCKASNVCIEANKASNSNHCPEVPPSQTHNNAPMSTPALVNSALPERTEVPKTKAEAAGPYPVHQWPNGKKVSPENPVNSSNLTTNKKTQVPTQTQSVISLPPGFHCSTLFKTGQPVAFLPTTNFASPLCKITLPPGLGQIAALREATASQFQKERTQQTPTSTTMTPSLKSYPYHLSAGRGPATEKKSLSSASKARCDSMSSAKGCKAGAEHKSSVATVATPAIALPVQQATVGSVPPPRFTISPSAAICCNPALASINPQGRLLSLVEKGSLYRSADKTSLAYLKPKTSSVEEHNAACPAEVRDLPLDLSSKSKRQKIVKDLQSSPAVTTEHHPVEPHPQNTANLKRVQGANFGSATSYAVLPDAQKNGATQKPSKLSNHQALEPTASWVKGSPQGSLNSLPGTYVGVASPILASTLRSKDGKTAAFVEDIQTFAKQETISIIDQGEQLASRGKKAPFVVKGNQLIKGAKHSSNTLSAGTQGFSSKDALTTPLSASANSQPLRKSLSGKAGTPYSPSGIKPLWQQPTVQSQGTPVQRRPTQPQGPQKVKANANCEASVFKSPQSSPKIEDEKWEKNKSPLSNLESIVKQKALETTALTGESCCNPVTVGSRRIEAASVLNRPQDTAFQQNLASGLASVKGTEKWDIKPGRTSPVADNPQVINRQDAATIPLPKEKSRERHTKQKESKANEGDQISSKLVKHCQDSVCSLQEDRNKKESMLAQELEGEQMKEKTVQEEVTPPVRLEGIALSILQGQSAIEGEKTTNGTKEDLPSKGKTNVTKPKKPRKLSKDKTSPEIQKKSTTTMKKQQVKESVSVKQWPPQKKKKVSSPVLEQNQLTETTSPVSEEEGRTRKGKSRINNVKQPVTSKAGCESSPLSGLQSEEDHSSVTSLGWPCKDQETKEGSSPRLRRGRHRADEALRKNWSLTAPSTPHAASDPPSAPAPTTAVPPRRPRGRPRLNPLPAEAADAGTAKSSQGGEGGDTPAMKKRRRCRNRRYQNGEYITEKDKAADMEKQERDAGVKLPIRDDTNTDVRTGMYPRLSATLMGQESSPDPSPRRSLFTRSGSTRRQESPPTPESNDKPSGKRKFKSKHLCDTDEHKKLKTKRGSLGKRSASLPIDEDSPAVKKPAGPFATPKGSSSPVSPRKGSTGRGGTPDLTPSRPVPPEARRLIVNKNAGETLLQRAARLGYQDVVLYCLEKDIREVNRRDNAGYTALHEACARGWTHIVQVLLRHGADVNCSAQDGTRPIHDAVAADNLAVVWMLLNHGADPTLATYSGQTAVKLAQSPSMKTFLNEYFTDLEGRTDQDPSLQWDFYSSSVFETDQDACWDFLLSLPEDGDEEEWREPEKEKDSEMDCLLFEFSSEPLIPCYHIQISLTQGFCNWFLLMDVLKRLKMSARIFRARYPHFEVVSISQAELWKQVAVSQTSIAPDELRPADEEEEEEEMVELVRCVPELQGLLGSTIQLLSTDEDEGSEVTTRVCSR